In Accipiter gentilis chromosome 22, bAccGen1.1, whole genome shotgun sequence, the following are encoded in one genomic region:
- the TMEM63C gene encoding calcium permeable stress-gated cation channel 1, whose translation MESMYSVEPAPDGAGPTSLDVLSFLDALVNSTEEQCFSARSRSTVLEGLPFGGVPTVLAINFILWLLLLLVFSCLRKAAWDYGRLALLMDNDSLTSLFYGEQSEKEKSPSESSPLDADNKDVGFCSWLISIYQMKDEEIQSKCGIDATTYLSFQRHLLVLLMLVCVLSVAVILPVNFSGDLLGHNPTHFGRTTIANIPTQDRLLWLHSIFALIYFILAILCMAHHSVHLEYRENEKVARTLMVTHIPKEITDPSLIIKHFHEAYPSCTVTNVQFCFDVRKLMKLDAERRKAMKGRLYFTTKAQKEGKIMIKTHPCARIFCCRFCGFEQVDAEQYYGELEEKLTDEFNAERNRITLKRLDMAFVTFQDERMTAVILKDYSHIRCRKHPQQSSVTTVVKSHHWGVRYAPAPSDIIWENLSVRGTSWWVRFILLNICLFVLLFFLTTPAIIVNTMDMFNVTHPVESLKNPIITQFFPTLLLWAFSVFLPFLVYYSAFFESHWTRSSENQLTMHKCFFFLVFMVIILPSLGLSSLDLFFRWLFDTHFLDEADIKFQCVFLPDNGAFFVNYVVTSSLIGTAMELLRIPGLLVYTARLCFAKSEPERLHVKRSQAYQFQFGLEYAWTCCIFSVVMTYSITCPIIVPFGLLYMLLKHMVDRYNIYYVYIPTKLNQRLHVAAISQVVVAPILCMFWLLFFSVLRLGPTRPVTLFTFVVLLSCIVFSFFGLCLKKLQPRKPSSYQMSDQSEGAFNDVERSSVSSTPNSNLFVATVLQEPELSLTPAASPAHQSYGTMGNHLEPAEDGEDGGLQSFETELETVEGEYRSGPVMESQARYQ comes from the exons ATGGAGAGCATGTACTCGGTGGAGCCAGCACCTGACGGTGCTGGCCCCACCTCTCTGGACGTGCTCAGCTTCCTGGACGCCCTGGTGAACAGCACAGAGGAGCAATGCTTCAGCGCCCGCTCCCGCAGCACCGTCCTGGAAGGGCTGCCGTTCGGTGGCGTGCCCACCGTGCTCGCCATCAACTTCATCCTCTGGCTG CTTCTCCTCCTGGTCTTCTCCTGCCTTCGGAAAGCAGCTTGGGACTATGGGCGCCTGGCGCTGCTGATGGACAATGATAG TTTGACGTCGCTTTTCTATGGAGAGCAGAGCGAGAAGGAGAAGTCCCCATCGGAGAGCAGCCCCCTGGATGCCGACAACAAGGACGTG GGATTCTGCTCCTGGCTCATTTCCATCTACCAGATGAA GGACGAGGAGATTCAAAGCAAGTGTGGGATCGATGCCACCACCTACCTCTCCTTCCAGCGTCACCTCCTGGTCCTGCTGATGCTGGTCTGCGTGCTCTCCGTGGCTGTCATCCTACCTGTCAACTTCTCGGGGGACCTCCTCG GACACAACCCCACCCACTTTGGCCGGACAACCATCGCCAACATCCCGACGCA gGACCGTCTGCTGTGGCTGCACAGCATCTTCGCCCTCATCTATTTCATCCTCGCCATCCTCTGCATGGCTCACCACTCCGTCCATCTGGAATACCGAGAGAATGAGAAG gTCGCCCGGACACTGATGGTTACCCACATCCCCAAAGAGATCACAGACCCTTCCCTTATCATCAAGCATTTCCA CGAGGCTTATCCCAGCTGCACCGTCACCAATGTCCAGTTCTGCTTTGACGTGCGCAAGCTGATGAAGCTGGATGCGGAGAG GCGCAAGGCAATGAAGGGGCGGCTTTACTTCACCACCAAGGCGCAGAAAGAGGGGAAGATCATGATCAAAACCCACCCCTGTGCCCGTATCTTCTGCTGCCGCTTCTGTGGCTTTGAGCAG GTGGACGCAGAGCAGTACTAcggggagctggaggagaagctcACGGATGAGTTCAATGCTGAGCGCAACCGCATCACACTCAAGCGGCTTGACATGGCCTTCGTCACCTTCCAGGATGAGCGGATGACGGCTGT GATTTTGAAGGACTACAGCCACATCCGCTGCCGCAAGCACCCCCAGCAGTCCTCTGTCACCACCGTGGTCAAGTCACACCACTGGGGCGTTCGCTATGCCCCTGCACCCAGCGATATCATCTG GGAGAATTTATCGGTCCGTGGCACATCCTGGTGGGTGCGATTCATCCTCCTTAATATCTGCCTCTTcgtccttctcttcttcctcaccaCACCAGCCATCATTGTCAACACTATGGACATGTTCAACGTGACACACCCTGTGGAGAGCCTCAAG AACCCCATCATCACCCAGTTCTTCCCCACACTGCTGCTCTGGGCCTTCTCCGTCTTCCTGCCTTTCCTTGTCTACTACTCGGCATTCTTTGAGTCGCACTGGACGAG GTCGAGTGAAAATCAGCTCACCATGCACAAGTGCTTCTTCTTCCTAGTGTTCATGGTCATCATTCTGCCCTCGCTGGGGCTGAGCAG CCTGGACCTTTTTTTCCGCTGGCTCTTCGACACTCACTTTCTGGACGAGGCTGATATCAAGTTCCA GTGTGTTTTCCTCCCGGACAACGGTGCTTTCTTCGTCAACTATGTGGTCACCTCCAGCCTGATTGGGACAGCCATGGAGCTGCTGCGCATCCCGGGCCTCCTTGTCTACACCGCCCGCCTCTGCTTTGCCAAGTCTGAGCCCGAGCGGCTCCACGTCAAGCGG AGCCAAGCCTACCAGTTCCAGTTTGGACTGGAGTATGCCTGGACCTGCTGCATCTTCTCCGTTGTCATGACATACAGCATCACCTGCCCCATCATCGTCCCCTTCG GGTTGCTCTACATGCTGCTCAAGCACATGGTTGACCGATACAACATTTACTATGTGTACATCCCCACCAAGCTGAACCAGCGCCTCCACGTCGCCGCCATCAGCCAGGTTGTGGTGGCCCCCATCCTCTGCATGTTCTGGCTGCTCTTCTTCTCCGTCCTGCGCCTCG GTCCCACCCGCCCTGTCACCCTCTTCACCTTTGTGGTCCTCCTCTCCTGCATTGTCTTCTCCTTCTTTGGCCTCTGCCTGAAGAAGCTGCAGCCACGGAAACCCTCCAGCTACCAG ATGTCTGACCAGTCTGAGGGCGCCTTCAATGATGTGGAGCGGAGCAGCGTTTCCTCCACCCCCAACTCTAAT CTCTTCGTGGCCACCGTCCTGCAGGAGCCCGAACTGAGCCTGACGCCAGCGGCCTCCCCAGCGCACCAGTCCTATGGCACCATGGGCAACCACCTGGAGCCAGCAGAGGATGGGGAGGACGGGGGGCTGCAGAGCTTCGAGACGGAGCTGGAGACAGTGGAGGGCGAGTACAGGAGCGGCCCCGTGATGGAGAGCCAGGCCCGCTACCAGTGA